The following DNA comes from Pirellulales bacterium.
GCTCAAACCAGTGGAGGCGTTTAAGGACACGATCAACGTCTTTACCAATCTGGCCCAGCACCATGCCGAGGCCAACGGCGACGGCCCAGGCGATCATGCCCGTAGCATGGCGACCTATCTCACGGGAAAGCAAGCTTATAAAACCAGCGGGGCGGATATTAAGGTGGGCGTGTCGGTCGATCAGGCCGGAGCACAGCAAATTGGCAAACTGACCAAGTTTGCGTCGTTGGAATTGGGGATCGAGCGCAGCCGTCAATCGGGCGAGTGCGATTCGGGCTATAGCTGCGCCTATTCGTCGAATATCTCTTGGAAAAGCGAAAGCACGCCCAATCCGGCGGAGGTCAATCCGCGGTTGGTGTTTGAGCGGCTGTTTGGCGAAGGGCCCAAGAACGAACAAGGGGAATCCCGCGCCGAGCGAGAGAAATACCAAAAGAGCATTCTGGATTTTGCCCAAGAAGACGCCCGCCGTTTAAATAAGAAACTGAGCCGCACCGACCAGCGCAAGTTGGACGAATACCTGACCAGCGTGCGCGAGCTGGAACAACGGATCACACGGGCCGAACAAGAAGCGCGCGGCGACCATCCGGCTTCGCTAGCCAAAGCCGGGGCCAAGCCCGAGGGTATCCCCAAGGAATTCACCAATCATGTCAAACTGATGCTGGACATGCTGGTGCTAGCGTGGCAGACGGATTCCACGCGGATTGTGACATTCCCCCTGGCCAACGAGGGAAGCAACAAGAACTATCCCGAAATCGAAGTCTCCGAGGCGCATCACGAGTTATCGCATCATGGCCGCGACCCCAAAAAGCAGGAGAAAATCAGCAAGATCAACGCCTATCACATGCAGCATTTGGCTTATCTTCTCGAAAAGCTGCGCGGCGTGCGCGAAGGGGACCGGACGCTACTGGATAATTGCCTGGTCAGCTATGGCAGTTGCATTGGCGATGGCAACCGCCATAACCATAACAAGCTGCCAATCCTGGTCGCGGGGCGCGGCGGCGGGGCGGTCCCCACCGGTCGGCATGTCATGCTAGAAAATCAAACGCCGCTCAATAACCTGTGGCTGGGCATGCTAGCCGTGGCCGGGGCGAATGTCGAATCCCTGGGGGACAGCACAGGACACCTAAAGGAACTGCGGGGTTAATCCCCTTACGAAATTTGTTATTGATCCCATACCTGGTAATTTCGTGCACAAATCTATAATTGGCATCTTATACTAATTGCAAGTAATCATAGCGCGGTTTTTACCCAGTTTACCAAGGGATTCCGTAACTCCGTTGGAGTAGGAGTTCACTGGTTTTGTTCTTTTCCCAGGGTTGTTCGCTGCGCTCCAACCCGTGGGCTTTGTTACAGAACCCCGTTGCGGTAGCGAAGTACCGCGAAGCGGTTATGGAACTCAGCCCAGGGTTGCCGCGTAGCGGCTACCCTGGGAATACCGCAAGCCAAGAAATTCTACCGCAACGCGGTTACGTCATGCGGAAATAACTCATGAATACCTGGATACATTCACAAATTGCTAGCCGCGCTACGTTTAGCTAGAAAGCGTATTATCATCATTCTGCAAAATCAGGGTGTTGCAACGGCTTCATGCGTCCTTATGCCTACCCGGCCGCCGCTATGCCGCCGGATGGGGTTGTGCTTGGTTCCTTCATGCATGCCCCGCGGTTTCGGCCCAGATTAGTTGAAGCTGAATAATTTCGAAAAAATTTTATTTGTGTTTCGTTCTAGCGGACGCGGCGGCACTGGCTTGCGACAGAATCCGGGCATCATCATCGCCCCATCCGCGCGGGGCTGCTTGCGAATTGCCCCTGGTCAAAATAAACTAGCTCCGTGGC
Coding sequences within:
- a CDS encoding DUF1552 domain-containing protein, with translation MNSQKSEFGKLSRRTILRGLGVGLALPLLDGMLPAVRLAGVSRAADAAAAPVRLAFLYVPNGMHMPDWTPKEAGPLNELTPLLKPVEAFKDTINVFTNLAQHHAEANGDGPGDHARSMATYLTGKQAYKTSGADIKVGVSVDQAGAQQIGKLTKFASLELGIERSRQSGECDSGYSCAYSSNISWKSESTPNPAEVNPRLVFERLFGEGPKNEQGESRAEREKYQKSILDFAQEDARRLNKKLSRTDQRKLDEYLTSVRELEQRITRAEQEARGDHPASLAKAGAKPEGIPKEFTNHVKLMLDMLVLAWQTDSTRIVTFPLANEGSNKNYPEIEVSEAHHELSHHGRDPKKQEKISKINAYHMQHLAYLLEKLRGVREGDRTLLDNCLVSYGSCIGDGNRHNHNKLPILVAGRGGGAVPTGRHVMLENQTPLNNLWLGMLAVAGANVESLGDSTGHLKELRG